GGTCATTATTGCAGGAGCCGGCGGTGCCGCGCATTTGCCTGGCATGGTAGCAGCGAAGACAACGCTCCCTGTTATCGGAGTGCCTGTTCAGTCAAAAGCGCTGAATGGCATGGACTCCCTGCTTTCGATTGTTCAAATGCCTGGAGGCGTTCCGGTTGCAACAGTTGCGATCGGAAAAGCTGGTGCGGTAAACGCGGGGCTGCTTGCTGCACAAATTTTATCGATTACAAACCAAGAGATCGCAGAAGCACTGGAAACAAGACGCGAACAAACGAGAAAAAACGTTCTGGAAAGCAGTGATGAGCTTGTCTAACAAAACAATATTGCCAGGATCCACGATTGGGATTATCGGCGGCGGACAGCTTGGCAGAATGATGACGGTGGCTGCGAAAAGCATGGGATATGATGTGGCAGTTTTAGATCCTGCACCGAACTCACCATGCGGACAGCTTGCAGACTATGAAATTACCGCTTCTTATAATGATTTATCAGCGATAAAGAAGCTTGCTGAACTTAGTGATGTGATAACCTACGAGTTTGAAAACATAGATTACGAGGCTTTGAAGTGGATTGAAGAGAATGCCTTCCTTCCTCAAGGTTCTGTGCTTCTCTCTTTAACTCAAGATCGTGAGACAGAGAAAAAGGCGATTACAGACGCGGGCTGCAAAGTTGCAGACTACAGGATTGTTAAAACGGAAGAAGAGCTTTCCTCTGCTGTAAGCGAACTTCAGTATCCATGTGTTTTGAAAACATGCAGAGGTGGCTACGATGGTAAAGGGCAGGCTGTGGTCAGGCAGGAAAGCGATATACCTGCAGCCCGAGACCTATTAAAAAACGGTACATGTATTCTGGAAAAATGGGTGTCTTTTGAAAAAGAGATCTCGGTGATTGCTGCCAGAAACTCTGATGGAGAGATCAGCTTCTTCCCTATTGCAGAAAATATTCACGTAAACAATATTCTTCATCAAAGCATTGTGCCTGCAAGGATACAGGAAGAGGTTGCCGAAGAAGCAAGAAGACAGGCAGATAAGCTTGCAAAAGCGTTTAGCCTGGTCGGTACCCTTGCCGTTGAAATGTTTGTGACGATAGATGGAGAAGTATTTATAAATGAGCTTGCTCCAAGGCCGCACAATTCCGGTCATTACACAATTGATCTTTGCGAGACGGATCAGTTTGAGCAGCACGTCAGAGCCGTATGCAATCTGCCGCTCGGGAAACCAGCGCTGCTGCATCCTGGACTGATGGTCAACGTTTTAGGCGAACATATGCCGCTTGTTTTAAATAATCTTTCGTTATTCCGCGAAGGTAAGATATACTTGTACGGTAAAAAAGAGGCGAAGCACAAACGGAAAATGGGGCACGTCACTTTTTTAACAGAAGCAATCGAACAGACAGTAACACAGATCAACAAACTATGGGGTCAACAATAGAACGGAGGATTTAACGATGATTGAACGCTACACAAGACCTGAAATGGGTGCTATTTGGACAGAAGAAAACCGTTTTAAAGCTTGGCTTGAGGTTGAAATTCTTGCATGTGAGGCATGGGCTGAGCTAGGGCATATCCCAAAGGAAGACGTAAAGCTGCTTCGCCAAAACGCATCATTTGATATTAACCGCATCAAGGAAATTGAAGAAGAAACACGCCACGACGTTGTTGCTTTTACTAGAGCTGTTTCTGAAACGCTTGGAGAAGAAAGAAAATGGGTGCATTACGGCTTAACTTCAACGGATGTAGTTGACACAGCCCTTTCTTATCTTTTGAAGCAGGCTAACGATATTCTTTTAAAAGACATCGAAAACTTTGTTGAAATCTTAAAAAACAAGGCGATTGAACACAAATACACCGTTATGATGGGCCGCACACATGGTGTACATGCTGAGCCTACGACGTTTGGACTTAAGCTTGGATTATGGTACGAAGAAATGAAACGCAACTTAGAGCGCTTCAAGCGTTCAGCAGAAGGCATTGAATTTGGAAAAATGTCCG
The window above is part of the Metabacillus dongyingensis genome. Proteins encoded here:
- the purE gene encoding 5-(carboxyamino)imidazole ribonucleotide mutase codes for the protein MEAAVGIIMGSTSDWETMKHACGILDELQVSYEKKVVSAHRTPDYMFEYAEDARNRGLKVIIAGAGGAAHLPGMVAAKTTLPVIGVPVQSKALNGMDSLLSIVQMPGGVPVATVAIGKAGAVNAGLLAAQILSITNQEIAEALETRREQTRKNVLESSDELV
- the purK gene encoding 5-(carboxyamino)imidazole ribonucleotide synthase — protein: MSLSNKTILPGSTIGIIGGGQLGRMMTVAAKSMGYDVAVLDPAPNSPCGQLADYEITASYNDLSAIKKLAELSDVITYEFENIDYEALKWIEENAFLPQGSVLLSLTQDRETEKKAITDAGCKVADYRIVKTEEELSSAVSELQYPCVLKTCRGGYDGKGQAVVRQESDIPAARDLLKNGTCILEKWVSFEKEISVIAARNSDGEISFFPIAENIHVNNILHQSIVPARIQEEVAEEARRQADKLAKAFSLVGTLAVEMFVTIDGEVFINELAPRPHNSGHYTIDLCETDQFEQHVRAVCNLPLGKPALLHPGLMVNVLGEHMPLVLNNLSLFREGKIYLYGKKEAKHKRKMGHVTFLTEAIEQTVTQINKLWGQQ